The genomic segment gtgtgtgtgtgtgtgtgtgtgtgtgtgtgtgtgtgtgtgtgtgtgtgtgtgtgtgtgtgtgtgtgtgtgtgtgtgtgtgtgtgtgtgtgtgtgtgtgtatgtgtgtttctgtgtgtgtcatttgtgtctctgtgtttgcctgtatgtgtgtgtcatgtgtgtcgctgtgtttgcCTGTATGTGGTtgtcgtgtgtcgtgtgtgtcgctgtgtgtgcctgtctgtgtgtggctgtctctgtgtgtgcctttgcctgtgcgtgcctgtgtgtgtgtctctttctgtctatccctgtgtgtgttctggtgcgtgtgtgtctgtgtgtgtgtgtgtgtgtgtgtgtgtgtgtgtgtgtgtgtgtgtgtgtgtgtgtgtgtgtgtgtgtgtgtgtgtgtgtgtgtgtgtgtgtgtgtgtgtgtgtgtgtgtgtgtgtgtgtgtacattgcaCACACTTAAACTCCTCTGTGATGAAAGCTTACGTCTGAGGGTGGATGCTGTCAGACTAGCTTCGGTTTTAACGTGTTCCACACCGATTTAAAAGAGTTATCATACAGACCGCTTATTAGACACTGTCTAAaaccttttgttttttatatatatatattttttgttttgttttagataTCATACAGACCTCTGAAACTAACTGTGTAATACATTTAAACCTTTTgtttttgatatatatatataatattatagatATCATACAGACCTCTGACACTAActgtttaatacattttaacCTTTTgttgtgaatatatatatatatagatataatgcAGACCTCTGAAACTAACACCGTGTTTCTATCTATCTGTTTAGGACCAAagacagaatatatatatatatagatataatgcAGACCTCTGAAACTAACACCGTGTTTCTATCTATCTGTTTAGGACCAAAGACAGTTTTCTTCTGGGCGCCGATGTTTAAATGGGTAAGTTTGGTCATAAAGTCGTCATCTGCTTTCATGTCTACTGGTAACAGTTTGGTCGTAAAGTCATAATCTcccatcaaaataaaataaaatccagtttagatcAAAAGTTAATACGCAACAAACTCCAGATGATTGaaatgctgcacacacacacacatagcgagagagaaagagagagagagagagaaagagagcgagagagagagagagtgagagagagacacaaacacagacagacagacatacattcGATATCTTCACACTCCGTGTATCAGAATAATAATCCATAAACGTATCGTATGAGAGCTAGTTTAGAGAAAACCACAGACACAATGGAAACATGCTAATTGTCGgccccctacctccctctcctcctcctcctcccctatcttcctcctccccctccctcctacctcctccacctcctcctcaggggctggtggtggcgggCGCGGCCGACTTCACCCGCCCAGCAGAGAAGCTCAGCACCTCCCAGTCCGCAGTCCTCATGACCACtggtacggtgtgtgtgtgtgtgtgtgtgtgtgtgtgtgtgtgtgtgtgtgtgtgtgtgtgtgtgtgtgtgtgtgtgtgtatgtttgtgtgtgtgtgtgtgtgtgtttgtgtgtgtgtgtgtgtgtgtagctgtctGTGTCGATTTGTTCAATATGTGCGGTTGTGTGCGTTTAGCATATGTTtgcacttatttattttttatttaaaagtttATTGAGCAGGGACAAATACATTGCACATTGtttcatataaaatataaaatagatgcCATGCATACAGGTTTCTTGTCAAGACTTATTTGCAACCCCTGTCCCTGGTTAGGCTTTTACTAAAAGTTACACATGAATAAAAATACAGAAGACATCATATACAGGAGACATAAAGACAAAAACAAGGACAATGATTAATGCATGTGCACGCGgccatgtgcgtgcgtgtcaatttccacagggtttaTTCAGTTTCAACCATTGTTTTACTTGTGTGTTAAAAACCTTGAGCTCTGTCAATGTTTTGATTTCTGATGGTAGTGTATTCCACAGTTTAGTGCCTATTGCTACAAAGGTATATGTATTCACCTTCAGAAGTGtgcttttctgtctgtctctgtgtttatgtgtctgtgtatctgtctatGTGTGCCTGGGTCTTTGTCGATTTGTTCAATATgtgggtctgagtgtgtgtttttccagtATAAGTCTTCACcttcagaagtgtgtgtgtgctgcgttTGCATGTCACTGCTctgacgtgtgtctgtgtgcgtgcgtctgcaaTTGTTTACACATACACAGCTTTGACCTCAAAGTGCTATGCTTTCGCTACTCCACGCTGGTGGAAACGTTGTCCCGGTGCAACATGGGAAGCGAAGCAGAGAGAACAACAGAGAACTTTACTATAATTTTTATCACTAACTTGTAACttgaaggttgctggttggattgtcaaggtgtccctgagagaGACGCCTCttcctgactgctcctgacaagctggctgtcgccctgaggggttgactctgccgtcggtcggtgaatgtgtgaatgaatgggtgaatttgggtatgaattggtgaatgtgtgtatttgtgggtgaatatatgaatgtgtgtaaaaTCAATATGGCAAAGTGACCAAACAATGGATTGgattctttctctccctctctctctctctctctctctctctctctctctctctctctctctctctctctctctctcccagctcgTTTGAACCTCTTTGTTGTCATGACGATGACCTTCCGTTCCCGACACTAGCATTTGACCTCCAGATCTAGCGAGGCTGGATAATGAGTAGCCTCGACGCGGGTTAGGCTAGTTTGCCCTATCACCTCGAGCTAGGTCTTAAAAGTGGGCAATCATTTACCAAGGAGAGAGGCCATTTTGTTCTTGTCCTCGTAtgcaatgtacacacacactcactgacacacagaggtacacacacacacacacacacacacacacacacacacacacacacacacacacacacacacacacacacacacacacacacacaaaggtaaacacagacagacaaacatagagggacacacacacacacacacacacacacacacactcatagacatagacagagacacacacacgtccaccttCAAACGACTTCTCATTGTTATCGCAGTAACGATGACCTCCTTTGTCAGCTGAGGAATTTTCCAGTACAGACGTTAAGCCATATTaagacccagtgtgtgtgtgtgtgtgtgtgtgtgtgtgtgtgtgtgtagtttacaCACCTGACCTCCACCACAGaagacacacacgctaacatCAGATAGCTGTTACTACACTGCTATTTTTCCCTGTGGCTTTGATAagtgtgtgttcaataaagTTAACTCTTTATTCAAGGCTTTGACAAAAACATAGATCAACGTTGAGGCGTTTAGCAGCCGCCTCGctccaaagcgactaacaataTCTACATTTgtcaagagagacagacaggcagacagacagacagacagacagacagacagacagacagacagacagacagacagacagacagacagacagacagacagacagacagacagacagacagacactgctctacctcctgagataAACCAATCTTTAAAGAACAGTTGGAAACAACAATGTGACGTAGCATCAGCAAAAAGAAGACATTTACCATTGCAGAAACACAACATTTACTTAATTCGTTAAAATATGGCCAACAAAATGTGTTTCCATCGAGTCGTCCTGTTGATGGACTCCCCTTTTCCCGCTCTGACCCCTCTCCCAGGCGTGCTGTGGTCCCGGTATTCCCTGGTCATCGTTCCCAGGGTGTGGAATCTGTTCGCCGTCAACTGTTTCCTCGGGCTGGCCGGAGCCACGCAGCTGTACCGGATCTGGAGGTCATGGTTTACCGTTTATTAAGTATTCGCCTAAGTTGACTCTTTATTCCAGGATTtgacaaaacacacattcaagcGACTTaccataagtacatttgtcagagagagagaggtacaggtacacacacactgggcaggtacacacacacagacacactgacagacacacactggccaggtaaacacacagacgcacacacactgggcaggtacacacacatacatacactgggcaggtacacacacacacacacacaggccaggtacacacaaagacacactggccaggtacacaaacacacacacacacacacacactggccaggtacacaagcacacactcacacactgggtaggcacacttacatacactgggaaggcacacacatacacactggccaggtacacacacacacagacacacacacagtgggcaggtacacacacacactcacacaacgggcaggcacatatacacacacacacacacacactgggcaggcacacacacacacacacacacacacacacacacacacacacacatactgggcaggtacacacacacacacacacacacacacacacacacacacacacacacactgtacacacattgGGCAGGTatacaaatgcgcacacacacacacacacactgggcaggtaaacacacacatacatacacactgggcaggtacacacacacacactgtacacacactgaggtacacaaatacacacacacgcacacacactgggcaggcgcacacactcagacacacacacacacacacacacacacacacacacacacgcacacacacacacacacacacacacacacacacacacacacacacacacacacacacacacagtgccctGGCTTCTcacaaaaactaaaactaaatacTAACATATTTTGTTGGAGTTATTAACTGTCTTTTCCGGGTTTGTTTGAGTACAGGTTGAGCCAAAAAAACTGAGTTCAGTGCAGTTCAGAGagtaaggtttcattttttggtGAGAGATGATTCGCCAGTGTTTTCGGTAAGCGCTTAAGTCTCCATTAGGTTAAAGGTTGCATACTTGATGATCGGCTAAGGGCGGGTTAAGTCACGGAGTTGGATTAGCGGTGATTAAGCTATTAAGCGTCTACTGTCTTTGAAATCCCTCACTGTTCCTCTAAAAGGTTTTAGAACTGGGAGGGAATTTCGTTTTTTAATTGAATCCAAAAAACACTTTCACTGGTTATACTATTAATACCTTACTTTTATAAGGAGGGAAATCCTCCTTTACAAAgatttttgttgatttaatcATTTTGATTCATCCTTTTGATTGATTAAAAAACgataacaaaaagaaaaaattaatcaatattataacaattaatttatttaaaacCCTATTATATGAATAAACAGACTTTATCCTGCTTCTCTCTCACAGGTACAATTCTGAGTTAAAAGAGCTGCCTGAAGTTCCGCCAGGAGAGAGCGCTGTTTGACCGATATCCGCATCAAAATTGCCAAAAGACGTACTGTATGTTGATATGCTTAGAAAACACGGTGCTGTCCAATCACACACGCTGTTCTCTCCCGATGGGAAGAGGTAAAAACACATACTTTAATATATTGAAAAGTATATTTAACATTTATAGTATATTTAAGTGTACATTGAGTGTACGTTCTGATATATTCCTGTCTTTTCTCACGACACAAATGTTTATATATTGAAATAAGTTGTTATTTCAATGTTTATTTGAACAAAATGGGACTTTTGAGTTTCAACAATAATATCTGTTTCATAATAATATATTTCTTCATCTTTAGACTGAAATAAACGACCactgtctttatttatttgttcatttatccaatgtttctttctttcgtttgtTGTTAATCAATAAAGAACAAATACAACGTTTTGAATAAATGCAATGATGTCGTGGCTTGAACCATAGCGTGTTCCACATGTGAATAATTTGTGGAAACCATTTATAATAACGCTCAGTACCCAGTAGTACCAGCGCTCAGCCACTAGAGAGAGCCTCAGACTCGCTATTGAACCagctatggaagtaaatctgtgccatcggattttgaaaatacgcactgaatatttatgcattgacaTGACGTATCTGGagtttttgcctctgaatttaactcaataaatcaaatgcagctttattttttgatgttaaaaaattcaaaatcaaatattcaacgttaaaaattAAACTTAACTATAATGTAAacgtccccaaattcaacatgccaacATTCAGCTGCAAAATTTAATGTCTGAAAATTCAATGTTAACATCCGGagacccaaggaagagcaatcgatcctaaaTGCTAGATCGTGGTCATGCAAGGAGAGCGGGAATAAGAGAGTCACTCgctggttctttctttcttgatacaAACCTTAATACTAAACAGCATTTGACACAGTAACCTATAaaaggaaatgctcaaaggtaaatcaatgtcattaaacactgactatagctttttatggggagaGAAGCCACCGAACAGTGTGaccctagggggcgctgttgcacattttctgcaacatgcacgagtttgaagcgtagacaggcatgaagtCGTT from the Gadus macrocephalus chromosome 7, ASM3116895v1 genome contains:
- the LOC132460737 gene encoding mitochondrial pyruvate carrier 2-like, whose translation is MGSRGVRVFYHRMLDRVEHVLPARFRPFYNHPAGPKTVFFWAPMFKWGLVVAGAADFTRPAEKLSTSQSAVLMTTGVLWSRYSLVIVPRVWNLFAVNCFLGLAGATQLYRIWRYNSELKELPEVPPGESAV